The window GCGCTTCCGTACCCGCGATAGATGAGAGAAATGCAAAAATAGAATTCCCTTCCCCACTCTCCCATCCTCACGCTTAGCTCTGGTCTCACTCCCTCACTCCGGTTCCTCTCTTCCATACTAGGAGTGCAACTGCCAGCCCCTAAAGAAGGGAGTCAGTGGTAGGATTAAGAAAGTACACATAACTTTGTGTACGAATAATAAGAGGGATTTCTCATCCCACAATATCCTTTTAGGAATTCTGGCTTCATGTTCTCTAAGCAAATAACCGACTCGAAAGCCTATCAGTGGTTTGAGGAGCGTCTAGAAATCCAAGCACTCGCCGAAGACGTTACCTCCAAGTATGTACCTCCCCACGTTAATATCTTTTACTGTCTTGGTGGGATTACCCTCACTTGCTTCATCATCCAGTTTGCCACTGGATTTGCAATGACCTTTTACTATCGGCCGACTGTCACAGAAGCTTTTGCCTCCGTGCAGTATTTAATGACTGAAGTAAACTTTGGTTGGCTGATCCGCTCTGTCCACCGCTGGTCTGCCAGCATGATGGTGCTGATGATGATTCTGCACGTCTTCCGCGTTTACCTCACGGGTGGCTTTAAAAAGCCTCGCGAACTCACCTGGGTGACGGGCGTGATTCTAGCGGTGATTACTGTTTCCTTCGGTGTTACCGGTTATTCGCTGCCTTGGGACCAAGTTGGTTACTGGGCTGTCAAAATCGTTTCTGGTGTTCCCGAAGCGATTCCCGTCGTTGGTCCTTTACTGGTCGAACTCCTTCGCGGTGGTGCCAGTGTTGGACAAGGAACTCTCACTCGCTACTACAGTGCACACACATTTGTGTTGCCCTGGCTGATTGCGGTGTTCATGCTGCTACACTTCATCATGATTCGCAAGCAAGGCATTTCTGGCCCGTTGTAAAGCGAACCATTGGCAGTTAGCGCGAAGCTGAAAGTCATCGGTTCTAGCTCACTTCAAAAACACAATAGAATCAAGCTAGAGGCTAACCACTTTCTGACTGCCGATCTGAATAGATAAGGAGAAAAGTCTAAAAATGGCAACACTTAAAAAGCCGGATCTAAACGATCCAAAGCTGCGCGAGAAACTGGCCAAAGGAATGGGTCATAACTACTATGGCGAACCCGCTTGGCCCAATGACCTCCTCTACATCTTCCCCGTAGTGATTATGGGAAGCATTGCACTGTGCATTGGTTTGGCGGTTCTAGACCCCGCTATGGTCGGTGAACCAGCGAACCCCTTTGCTACACCGCTAGAAATCCTCCCGGAATGGTATCTCTTTCCAGTATTCCAAATCCTGCGAACCGTTCCTAACAAACTGCTGGGAATCTCCCTAATGGCTGGGATTCCTTTAGGTCTCATCCTCGTACCATTTATCGAAAACGTTAATAAGTTCCAAAATCCCTTCCGACGCCCAGTGGCAACGGCGGTGTTTTTGTTTGGCACCCTCGTTACCATGTGGTTGGGTATTGGTGCGACCTTCCCAATCGATAAGTCTCTCACCCTCGGTCTATTTTAAGACTTGAATTACTTTGCCTTGACGCCTGTTAGTGTCTTAGCCGTGCTAATGTACTGCTCAAATACACTATCAGGTGTCAATTTTTTTCTATGCAAATTTTCCATTGAACTGGCAGGATTTACCTATAGCCCTCTTTTTAACCGGAGATGATACGAGGAGGGTTAGGGGGCGCGAAAACGGCTGAAATAGCAAATATTCCGTAAAAAATACATAAGTCTCAAGTTAAAAAAAGTTAAAAGTCAATCCAGCTTTACTCAGAAAATGGACGGCAAAGGCAAAGCTGACCATGTATTTATTTTTTTAGAAGTTTTTAATTGTGAAGGGGGCATTCAGTCCTACGTCAAAGATGTCTTGCACGCCTATTGTTCAGTGTCGCTTCAGACCCGTCGGCGAACAATCACTGAAGTTTTTTTGCTGAGGGATGACCGGAAATGTCACAATCCTTTAGATCATGACACGTTTAAATTTCATTACCTGAAAACGAAAAATCCTCTGCTAGGACGATTGCGGCTGGCAGTAAGACTGTGGAACTGTTTATGGTTACGTCGCCCCAGCCACGTTTTCTGTGGTCATATCAAACTAGCACCGCTAACTCAATGGTTGTGTCAGCGTTGGGGAGTTCCCTACACCGTTTTGACTTACGGAAAAGAGGTTTGGTATCGATTATCTGATCGCGAACGTCAGGCTTTAGTTACCGCCGCCGGAATTTGGACGATTAGCCGCTACAGTCGCGATCGCCTTTGTGCAGCTAATGAGTTGAACCCTGATAACGTGAAGATTGTGCCTTGTGTGGTTGATGGGGATATGTTCACCCCTGGCTCCAAATCACCCACGTTAGTTGCACGGTACGGTTTGACGGATGCTAAGGTGCTAATGACGGTGGCACGGCTTTGGCCGACCGATCTGTATAAAGGTGTTGATGTTACGATTCGATCACTTCCTATGATCGCAACTGTTTTCCCCAACGTTAAATATCTCGTCATTGGTCGAGGTGAGGATCGACCCAGACTAGAACAGCTTGCTCAAGATTTGGGTGTTGGTGATCAGGTTGTTTTTGCCGGGTTCGTCCCAACCTCCGATTTGGTGGAACACTACCGCCTCACAGATGCCTACATTATGCCGTCTCAAGAAGGCTTTGGCATTGTTTACTTAGAGGCAATGGCTTGTGGTAAACCCGTGCTGGCGGGTGATGCCGATGGTTCCGCAGACCCCTTACAGGACGGATACCTCGGCTGGCACGTTCCGCACCGAGACCCAGAAGCCGTTGCTGCCGCTTGTATTGAAATTCTCAAAGGAGACGATCAGCGCTGTAACGGTCAGTGGTTACGAGAACAGTGCCTGAGCCGATTTGGTAAAAATACGCTCACGCAGCAGTTAACGCTGCTGCTCAATTCTACGGTAAATTCCTCTACTTAGAGCTGAATTCATCCGTTCTGTCCCAGACTTAATGATTTACAAATGCCAAGAGGCAGTAGTCCGTGCTTAGTAGCGGTCACTTAAACCAAACTTGCTCACACACACTCAGGTCAAGACTAATCTGAACTAGGATGGAGATATCAAATACCGTGCTGCATTCTTAAAGACTATCGTGAACCAAGACACCTCGAAACTATTACAGTTCAACCTATCGGGTTTGGGCTGTTGGCTCCCTCTCCTCGCGACGGCTTTGTTGCTGGGATCGGTTGGCTTGGGTTGGGTCGTCAACGGTTTTTTGATTCTGGTTGGTTTAGTCATCATTGCCCCAGCGATTGGGTGGCTAGGATTTCGCTGGTGGTTGAAACGCAATTTAGTTGAAGACAAATGCCCTGTCTGTAGTTATGAATTCACCGGATTTAATAAAACCGATTGTAGTTGCCCTAACTGTGGCGAACCTTTGAAAGTTGAACAAGGACACTTCAATCGTCTGACACCTCCCGGTACGATTGATGTCGAAGCCGTAGAAGTCTCGGTTCAGCTATTAGAAGATTAGTGTGAGAAAGAGGATGGAGAAATATTTCTTTATCTTCCTCCTCTGCCTCTAAGGTTATGGCTTTTGAGTCAGGGATAGGGTATAGGGGTTTTGGCCTCCAGCCATATCGCCGACATAGATAGAGTACAGACCTTGCTCCCAATACCCTGGGGATTGAATAATGCCCTGAGACAAACTGTCCGCCGGTACGCAGGACGTACCACTTGGTCCTTTAATCAAAAGTGTGGGCTGACCCGAACTTTGCACGTTGATGCGTAGATAATTGAAATTACCGTTTAATGTGAGGACATGGTTCGGTTTTGCGCTAATCATGCCGCAGCTTTGGCTTTTGGTTGAGCCGCCAGAGGTGCCATTGACGACGAGCGGATCGGGTTGAAATCCTGGGGCAATCTGAATGGGTTGAGAGCGAACCAAACCAGCACTGCTCAAAACCATTGCCAAGGCAGTGGGAACAACCATCCAATGTTTCAAGTTTTTCATGGAATTTAAACCGCTGAATACCCCGTGCCCAAAGTGAGGACGGGAGGAAGCGGGGCGGGAGGTGCCACTTCCTAGGAATAAGACTAGGATGCTTAGATGTTGTAGAGGAGCAGATGGGTTAAGAACGTTCCAGACTGGAAATTTCGGTAATACACTCTGCTGAGTCAACATTGACGCCATAAAAGTCATCATTGACAAGCTCTGTCAAGGGCATCGTTGACGATGTCGTTCTTTGAGCGTTTCTTTTCTTTTATCTTCTTATTCTCAGTGTCCTAAATTCTTAGAAACTTGGGTACGTCATTTGTTCCTGTTTACCAACTGTCACTCTCGGTACACAGCACTAATGTATGTATCCTTTTTCTAGAAGGATGCGTCACGATGCACTTTACACCTATCCATGAATTCGACTCAGCGATCGAATTTTATCTGGCTGTCGCAAGCTACAATCACACCAGAAACTCTCCTCGTTGTGTCGTCGGTTAAGTTTAATTGTCATTATCGTCGCAGCTAGCCGTCAATCTCCCCATGAATCCTCAAGAAAATCCAGATTACGAGCGCAGACTTCAGGAACTCGAAGCAGAACTCAATAAAGACAAACCCCTACCATCGGTCGAAATGCCTTTCCGGCAGCCACTGGAGCGCTATATCAATCGCTCTCAAATTGAATCCAGTCGGAATCGAGTACTCAATTGGTTTAACAGCCTACCCAAGCCCGGTAAAGTGGCGGTTGTGGCGATCGCCGTCATTGTCGGTGCTTCGCTTTTTTTGAGCTTACTTCGACTCGTTGCTTCCCTGATCAGTCTTGCCATTCTAGGAGTAATACTGTACTTGGTGTATAAGTTCTTCGTGACTCCCCCGTCTCCTAAATAAGTAAAAATCCTTCCCTCATGGCGTGAGGTTTAAGCATGGCTAGCCCTAGTATAAAAAGAAGTAAAAATCAAGAGGTTGGCCGATCGCTTCCGCTGCGATTTCGTTGGGCTTTGCCACTGGTGACGCGGCGTTGTGCGGCGGTTGTGGTTGAAGTGTCGCTGGTGGCGGCGAGTGCCCTGATCCCTTACAGCATCGGTTGGTATGCCAAAGAGCATTCAACAGCAGAACCTGTTCCTCTCAACCCAGTGCTGGCGTCTACAGAGGAGGCGATCGCTAAAACTCTCGCCTACCCTTTGCGCGAACCCCTGACTCGCTCGGTTGCTCCCTTAACCAACTTATTCTGGTGTGGGGCGTTAGTTATCCCTGTCGTGGTGACAAGCTGGCAACTCTATCTGTTGGGAAAAACAGGTAAAACCACTCCTAAGCGTTGGTTTGGGGTACAGGTTGTTACCGCCTATGGTGCGCCTCCGGGGATGATCCGCGCT of the Allocoleopsis franciscana PCC 7113 genome contains:
- the petB gene encoding cytochrome b6, which codes for MFSKQITDSKAYQWFEERLEIQALAEDVTSKYVPPHVNIFYCLGGITLTCFIIQFATGFAMTFYYRPTVTEAFASVQYLMTEVNFGWLIRSVHRWSASMMVLMMILHVFRVYLTGGFKKPRELTWVTGVILAVITVSFGVTGYSLPWDQVGYWAVKIVSGVPEAIPVVGPLLVELLRGGASVGQGTLTRYYSAHTFVLPWLIAVFMLLHFIMIRKQGISGPL
- the petD gene encoding cytochrome b6-f complex subunit IV; translated protein: MATLKKPDLNDPKLREKLAKGMGHNYYGEPAWPNDLLYIFPVVIMGSIALCIGLAVLDPAMVGEPANPFATPLEILPEWYLFPVFQILRTVPNKLLGISLMAGIPLGLILVPFIENVNKFQNPFRRPVATAVFLFGTLVTMWLGIGATFPIDKSLTLGLF
- a CDS encoding glycosyltransferase family 4 protein; its protein translation is MDGKGKADHVFIFLEVFNCEGGIQSYVKDVLHAYCSVSLQTRRRTITEVFLLRDDRKCHNPLDHDTFKFHYLKTKNPLLGRLRLAVRLWNCLWLRRPSHVFCGHIKLAPLTQWLCQRWGVPYTVLTYGKEVWYRLSDRERQALVTAAGIWTISRYSRDRLCAANELNPDNVKIVPCVVDGDMFTPGSKSPTLVARYGLTDAKVLMTVARLWPTDLYKGVDVTIRSLPMIATVFPNVKYLVIGRGEDRPRLEQLAQDLGVGDQVVFAGFVPTSDLVEHYRLTDAYIMPSQEGFGIVYLEAMACGKPVLAGDADGSADPLQDGYLGWHVPHRDPEAVAAACIEILKGDDQRCNGQWLREQCLSRFGKNTLTQQLTLLLNSTVNSST